In Halanaeroarchaeum sp. HSR-CO, one DNA window encodes the following:
- a CDS encoding enoyl-CoA hydratase/isomerase family protein, giving the protein MIRTRDEGPIRVVTLDRPNRRNALTRDGLDALARAVDTTDAAVVYLEGAGTAFCAGADLDVLRSLDGDDAAAFADRGQRTMNAIETADAVVVAGIDGPARGGGVELALAADVRVATPDATFAEPGVSLGVFGAWGGTRRLLEAVGETHATDLSYSGRTVDASEALAMGLVSRIVDDPYTVAVEIAANDPAALRELKGLLAAPRPHREQERHEREAFERLLEDGLE; this is encoded by the coding sequence GAGGGACCGATCCGAGTTGTCACTCTCGACCGGCCCAACCGTCGCAACGCGCTCACCAGAGACGGCCTCGACGCGCTGGCCCGGGCAGTGGACACGACGGACGCGGCTGTCGTGTATCTCGAAGGGGCCGGCACGGCCTTCTGCGCGGGTGCCGACCTCGACGTGTTGCGGTCACTCGACGGCGACGACGCGGCGGCCTTCGCCGACCGCGGGCAGCGGACGATGAACGCCATCGAGACCGCCGATGCCGTCGTGGTCGCGGGGATCGACGGCCCGGCCAGGGGTGGCGGCGTCGAACTCGCTCTCGCCGCCGACGTGCGGGTGGCGACGCCCGACGCGACCTTCGCGGAACCGGGGGTCTCGCTCGGCGTCTTCGGTGCCTGGGGCGGGACCCGGCGCTTGCTCGAGGCGGTCGGAGAGACACACGCCACGGACCTCTCGTACTCGGGACGGACCGTCGACGCGAGCGAGGCACTCGCGATGGGTCTCGTCTCTCGCATCGTCGACGACCCGTACACCGTTGCCGTGGAGATCGCGGCCAACGACCCGGCCGCCTTGCGCGAGCTGAAGGGTCTCCTTGCCGCCCCGCGACCCCATCGAGAACAGGAACGCCACGAGCGCGAGGCCTTCGAGCGATTGCTCGAAGACGGTCTCGAGTG